In the Micromonospora narathiwatensis genome, one interval contains:
- a CDS encoding S1C family serine protease — protein MTAGYRAGDGVPGQGADETTDATRPAGSASGFPTWPAGSVSFPAPPAVPDAVGHRAVPPRPAGVPVLPPAVPPQPAAVPAQPAGGPPQPVAVPGQLGGVSGQFGGEPGQFGGVPGQPAVPASRAGWPPAGNSGQWGGPTGAAPRVQGGWPPAPPAAAPAQPGAGSAYPGQPDVGPAYAAQPGPVGAYPDGPAAGSGRRRRLPVLAFALVAVLAVVAGGQAYQIYRLDDRLAATDRRLADAQGADGRRLDGLEERAEALEKQAGAAFNPEAVASAVLPSVFRVRAGDFTGTAFAIGKPPAGGGTTLLTNFHVVESVYDGGGRKVFLERTGQRFEATVVKVDKDKDLAQLRTTARFTGLVAAAASVRSGQQIVVVGAPLGLQDSVTTGVVSAFRKDEDGSGPVIQFDAPINPGNSGGPVINGSKEVVGIATAKARDAEGIGLAVPIKTACDRFKLC, from the coding sequence ATGACGGCTGGGTACCGAGCCGGCGACGGGGTGCCGGGGCAGGGTGCCGACGAGACGACCGACGCCACCCGGCCGGCCGGATCCGCGAGCGGCTTCCCCACCTGGCCGGCCGGATCCGTCAGCTTCCCCGCCCCGCCCGCCGTACCCGACGCCGTCGGCCACCGCGCCGTTCCGCCTCGGCCCGCTGGCGTTCCGGTCCTGCCCCCGGCCGTTCCGCCTCAGCCCGCGGCCGTCCCGGCCCAGCCTGCTGGCGGTCCGCCTCAGCCCGTGGCCGTCCCGGGCCAGCTCGGCGGTGTGTCGGGCCAGTTCGGCGGTGAGCCGGGGCAGTTCGGCGGGGTGCCGGGCCAGCCGGCCGTGCCTGCCAGCCGGGCCGGTTGGCCCCCGGCGGGGAACAGCGGGCAGTGGGGCGGCCCGACCGGCGCTGCCCCGCGCGTCCAGGGCGGGTGGCCGCCGGCCCCGCCCGCCGCCGCACCCGCACAGCCGGGCGCCGGTTCGGCGTATCCGGGGCAGCCGGACGTCGGGCCGGCGTATGCGGCGCAGCCCGGCCCGGTGGGGGCGTACCCCGACGGGCCGGCGGCCGGGTCCGGCCGGCGGCGCCGGCTGCCGGTGCTGGCGTTCGCGCTGGTCGCGGTGCTGGCGGTGGTCGCGGGCGGGCAGGCGTACCAGATCTACCGGCTGGACGACCGGCTCGCCGCCACCGACCGGCGGCTGGCCGACGCCCAGGGCGCGGACGGTCGCCGGCTGGACGGCCTGGAGGAGCGCGCGGAGGCCCTGGAGAAGCAGGCCGGCGCCGCGTTCAACCCGGAGGCTGTGGCCAGCGCGGTGCTGCCGAGCGTGTTCCGGGTGCGGGCCGGCGATTTCACCGGTACGGCCTTCGCGATCGGCAAGCCGCCGGCCGGCGGCGGCACCACGCTGCTCACCAACTTCCACGTGGTGGAGTCGGTCTACGACGGGGGCGGCCGGAAGGTCTTCCTGGAGCGGACCGGCCAGCGCTTCGAGGCCACCGTCGTCAAGGTCGACAAGGACAAGGATCTCGCCCAGTTGCGTACCACCGCCCGGTTCACCGGGCTGGTCGCGGCCGCCGCGTCGGTCCGGTCCGGGCAGCAGATCGTGGTGGTCGGCGCCCCGCTCGGCCTACAGGACAGCGTGACCACCGGGGTGGTGAGCGCGTTCCGCAAGGACGAGGACGGCTCCGGCCCGGTGATCCAGTTCGACGCTCCGATCAATCCCGGCAACTCCGGCGGCCCGGTGATCAACGGGTCCAAGGAGGTCGTCGGCATCGCCACCGCAAAGGCCCGGGACGCCGAGGGCATCGGCCTCGCGGTGCCGATCAAGACCGCCTGCGACAGGTTCAAGCTCTGCTGA
- the hemG gene encoding protoporphyrinogen oxidase, whose product MARPSRVAIVGGGIAGLAAAVRLRDRAPAGTEITVYEQSGRLGGKLRTGELAGGPVEFGAESFLMRDPAGGESAAVALVRRLGLAGSIVHPSVGQAALVVDGGLRPVPGGTLVGVPGDLDKVAAVARPAADADRDAGRPLLGSDADVPVGALVRARLGDEVVDRLVDPMLGGVYAGRADNLSLVTTMPALARAARVEHTLVGAVRAAQAAAPRVPGAPVFGTLAGGLSTLVEAAASASGATIRRDAAVRELHRTATGWRLTVGPTRDPDYVDVDAVVLAVPARPAARLLDGPAPEVAATVGGLDYASVALITMALPEPELPELSGFLVPATEGLLIKASTFFTTKWGHLRRADGVALVRASVGRYGDETSLQLTDEDLVATVHRELSKVLGVPLPSPVGRHVQRWGGSLPQYTPGHLGRVAAVRAALRAAHPTLALAGAGYDGVGIPVCVRSGETAAEEIITALGGSAA is encoded by the coding sequence GTGGCGCGACCGAGCCGGGTGGCGATCGTCGGTGGTGGGATCGCCGGATTGGCCGCCGCCGTCCGGTTGCGCGACCGCGCCCCCGCCGGTACCGAGATCACCGTGTACGAGCAGTCCGGCCGGCTCGGCGGGAAGCTGCGCACCGGTGAGCTGGCCGGTGGCCCCGTCGAGTTCGGCGCCGAGTCGTTCCTGATGCGCGACCCGGCCGGCGGGGAGTCCGCCGCGGTGGCCCTGGTCCGTAGGCTCGGCCTGGCCGGGTCGATCGTGCACCCGAGCGTCGGGCAGGCCGCGCTCGTCGTCGACGGCGGGTTGCGCCCGGTGCCGGGCGGCACCCTGGTCGGCGTACCCGGGGACCTGGACAAGGTGGCGGCGGTGGCCCGGCCGGCGGCGGACGCCGACCGGGACGCCGGCCGCCCGCTGCTCGGTTCGGACGCCGACGTGCCGGTCGGCGCGCTGGTCCGCGCCCGCCTCGGCGACGAGGTGGTGGACCGGCTGGTCGACCCGATGCTCGGTGGCGTCTACGCGGGCCGGGCCGACAACCTCTCCCTGGTCACCACCATGCCGGCCCTGGCTCGGGCGGCCCGGGTCGAGCACACCCTGGTCGGTGCGGTCCGGGCGGCGCAGGCCGCCGCGCCCCGCGTCCCCGGCGCGCCGGTCTTCGGCACCCTCGCCGGCGGGCTGAGCACCCTGGTCGAGGCGGCGGCATCCGCCAGCGGCGCGACGATCCGCCGGGACGCGGCGGTCCGGGAGCTGCACCGCACCGCCACCGGCTGGCGGCTGACCGTCGGCCCCACCCGTGATCCTGACTACGTCGACGTGGACGCGGTGGTGCTCGCCGTGCCGGCCCGTCCGGCCGCCCGGCTGCTCGACGGCCCGGCGCCCGAGGTGGCCGCCACCGTCGGCGGGCTGGACTACGCCAGCGTCGCGCTGATTACCATGGCCCTGCCGGAGCCGGAGCTGCCGGAGCTGTCCGGGTTCCTGGTGCCGGCCACCGAGGGGCTGCTGATTAAGGCGTCGACGTTCTTCACCACCAAGTGGGGGCACCTGCGCCGGGCGGACGGCGTCGCCCTGGTCCGCGCCTCCGTCGGCCGGTACGGCGACGAGACATCGCTGCAACTCACCGACGAGGACCTGGTCGCCACCGTGCACCGGGAGCTGTCGAAGGTGCTGGGTGTCCCGCTGCCCAGCCCGGTCGGCCGGCACGTGCAGCGGTGGGGCGGTTCCCTGCCGCAGTACACGCCCGGGCACCTCGGCCGGGTGGCGGCGGTCCGGGCGGCGTTGCGGGCCGCCCACCCGACCCTGGCCCTGGCCGGGGCCGGCTACGACGGCGTCGGCATCCCGGTCTGCGTCCGCTCCGGCGAGACCGCGGCCGAGGAGATCATCACAGCACTGGGAGGATCGGCAGCATGA
- a CDS encoding lytic polysaccharide monooxygenase auxiliary activity family 9 protein — protein MSTPPRRRTLVATAFLAVGTLVAALLTTVLASPASAHGSVVDPASRNYGCWQRWGSDFQNPAMATQDPMCWQAWQADPNAMWNWNGLFREGVAGNHQAAIPDGQLCSGGRTQSGRYNALDTVGAWKTTSIGNNFRIKFFDQASHGADYIRVYVTKQGFNALTKPLAWSDLELVGQIGNTPAAKWTPETGGVSIQVPGNAPGRTGRHIVYTIWQASHMDQSYYICSDVDFGGGSTTPPTTAPPTTAPPTTAPPTTAPPTTAPPTTAPPTTRPPAGACSAVYRITNSWTGGFQAEVTVTAGASAIKGWTVTWTYTGGQQISQSWNATVTSSGSTVTAKNVDYNGSLAAGAQTTFGFLASGNSATPTPTCTATV, from the coding sequence ATGTCCACACCGCCCCGCCGCCGCACCCTGGTCGCGACGGCGTTCCTCGCCGTCGGCACGCTCGTCGCGGCGCTGCTCACCACCGTCCTGGCCAGCCCGGCCTCCGCGCACGGGTCCGTGGTGGACCCGGCGTCACGCAACTACGGCTGCTGGCAGCGCTGGGGCAGCGACTTCCAGAACCCGGCGATGGCCACCCAGGACCCGATGTGCTGGCAGGCCTGGCAGGCCGACCCGAACGCCATGTGGAACTGGAACGGCCTGTTCCGCGAGGGCGTCGCCGGCAACCACCAGGCGGCCATCCCGGACGGCCAACTGTGCAGCGGTGGCCGCACCCAGTCCGGCCGGTACAACGCCCTCGACACCGTCGGCGCCTGGAAGACCACGTCGATCGGCAACAACTTCCGGATCAAGTTCTTCGACCAGGCCAGCCACGGCGCCGACTACATCCGGGTGTACGTGACGAAGCAGGGCTTCAACGCGCTGACCAAGCCGCTGGCCTGGAGCGACCTGGAACTGGTCGGCCAGATCGGCAACACGCCGGCAGCCAAGTGGACCCCGGAGACGGGCGGCGTCTCCATCCAGGTGCCGGGTAACGCCCCCGGCCGCACCGGCCGGCACATCGTCTACACCATCTGGCAGGCCAGCCACATGGACCAGTCCTACTACATCTGCAGCGACGTCGACTTCGGTGGCGGCTCGACCACCCCGCCCACCACCGCGCCGCCGACCACGGCCCCGCCGACGACCGCTCCCCCGACGACCGCCCCGCCGACCACCGCCCCGCCGACCACCGCTCCCCCGACCACCCGGCCGCCGGCCGGGGCCTGCTCCGCCGTCTACCGGATCACCAACTCCTGGACCGGCGGTTTCCAGGCCGAGGTGACCGTGACCGCCGGCGCCTCGGCGATCAAGGGCTGGACGGTCACCTGGACGTACACGGGCGGCCAGCAGATCAGCCAGTCGTGGAACGCCACGGTGACCAGCAGCGGGTCCACGGTGACCGCCAAGAACGTCGACTACAACGGGTCACTGGCCGCCGGGGCGCAGACCACCTTCGGCTTCCTCGCCTCCGGCAACAGTGCCACCCCCACTCCGACCTGCACCGCGACCGTCTGA
- a CDS encoding GNAT family N-acetyltransferase, which produces MPIESHVASFAELDARTFHDLLRLRIDTFVVEQSCPYPELDGRDVEPGTRHLWLTRDGAVVAYLRILTDPGGVARIGRVVVAPAARGAGLAGRLMTEALALVGAGPCVLEAQSHLAAFYAGHGFTVSGPDYLEDGIPHTPMRREGRPAA; this is translated from the coding sequence ATGCCCATCGAGTCCCACGTCGCGAGCTTCGCCGAGCTGGACGCCCGCACCTTCCACGACCTGCTCCGGCTGCGCATCGACACGTTCGTGGTGGAGCAGTCCTGCCCGTACCCGGAACTGGACGGCCGGGACGTCGAACCCGGGACCCGGCACCTCTGGCTGACCCGGGACGGCGCGGTGGTGGCGTACCTGCGGATCCTGACCGACCCCGGCGGCGTGGCGCGGATCGGTCGGGTGGTGGTGGCGCCGGCGGCCCGCGGCGCGGGCCTGGCCGGCCGGCTGATGACCGAGGCGCTGGCCCTGGTCGGCGCGGGCCCGTGCGTGCTGGAGGCGCAGAGCCACCTGGCCGCCTTCTACGCCGGCCACGGCTTCACGGTCAGCGGGCCCGACTACCTGGAAGACGGCATCCCGCACACCCCGATGCGGCGGGAGGGCCGGCCGGCCGCCTGA
- a CDS encoding DUF3000 domain-containing protein gives MAPPIALPETFARAVAGLRSVTPRTEIVLEEVGAPQRLAPYAFALSAAVLRDDDEVATGRLILLHDPAGHEAWQGTLRLVTYVTAELEVDLASDPLLPGVGWTWLTDALDAQDARYRAIGGTVTQTLSTRFGELAGPPAAGDIEIRASWTPLGVDLAPHLLGWCALLASTAGLPPPGVTALPSRRSAGAA, from the coding sequence ATGGCCCCCCCGATCGCGCTCCCGGAAACCTTCGCCCGCGCGGTCGCCGGGCTGCGGTCGGTGACGCCCCGCACCGAGATCGTGCTGGAGGAGGTCGGCGCCCCCCAGCGCCTCGCCCCGTACGCGTTCGCGCTCTCCGCGGCCGTGCTCCGGGACGACGACGAGGTGGCCACCGGGCGGCTGATCCTGCTGCACGACCCGGCCGGGCACGAGGCGTGGCAGGGCACCCTGCGGCTGGTCACCTACGTGACCGCCGAGCTGGAGGTGGACCTGGCCAGCGACCCGTTGCTGCCCGGGGTGGGCTGGACCTGGCTGACCGACGCGCTGGACGCGCAGGACGCCCGGTACCGGGCGATCGGCGGCACGGTCACCCAGACGCTCTCCACCCGGTTCGGCGAGCTGGCCGGGCCGCCCGCCGCCGGGGACATCGAGATCCGCGCCTCGTGGACGCCGCTCGGCGTCGACCTGGCCCCGCACCTGCTCGGCTGGTGCGCCCTGCTCGCCTCGACGGCCGGGCTGCCGCCACCCGGCGTGACGGCCCTGCCCTCCCGCCGCTCGGCCGGCGCCGCCTGA
- the hemE gene encoding uroporphyrinogen decarboxylase: MSTDTTGTAARDGQTRPGGPAHSSFVRACRREPVPHTPVWFMRQAGRSLPEYREIRANVPMLESCRRPELVTEITLQPVRRHGVDAAILFSDIVVPVAAAGVDLDIVPGTGPVVAEPVRAAADVDRIRPITRDDVSYVDEAVRLLVAELGDTPLIGFAGAPFTLASYLVEGGPSRTHAKTKALMYGDPELWHALCDRLADVTLSFLRVQVDAGVSAVQLFDSWAGALSEADYRRYVLPHSTRVLGGLADAVPRIHFGVGTAELLGAMGEAGADVVGVDWRTPLDVATRRIGPDKAVQGNLDPCVLFAPWPVVEAEVRRIVDQGRAAPGHVFNLGHGVLPETDPDVLTRVVALVHELSARPVE; the protein is encoded by the coding sequence ATGAGCACCGACACCACGGGCACCGCCGCCCGAGACGGACAAACCCGCCCCGGTGGGCCGGCCCACTCGTCCTTCGTCCGCGCCTGCCGGCGGGAGCCCGTGCCGCACACCCCCGTGTGGTTCATGCGCCAGGCCGGTCGCTCGCTGCCGGAGTACCGGGAGATCCGGGCCAACGTGCCGATGCTGGAGTCGTGCCGCCGCCCCGAACTGGTCACCGAGATCACCCTCCAGCCGGTGCGCCGGCACGGGGTGGACGCGGCGATCCTGTTCAGCGACATCGTGGTGCCGGTGGCCGCCGCCGGCGTCGACCTGGACATCGTGCCCGGCACCGGGCCGGTGGTGGCCGAGCCGGTCCGCGCCGCCGCCGACGTCGACCGGATCCGACCGATCACCCGCGACGACGTGTCCTATGTGGACGAGGCGGTCCGGCTGCTCGTCGCCGAGCTGGGCGACACCCCGCTGATCGGCTTCGCCGGCGCCCCGTTCACCCTGGCCAGCTACCTGGTCGAGGGCGGGCCGTCGCGGACCCACGCGAAGACCAAGGCGCTGATGTACGGCGACCCGGAGCTGTGGCACGCGCTCTGCGACCGGCTGGCCGACGTGACGCTCTCCTTCCTGCGGGTGCAGGTCGACGCCGGGGTCTCCGCGGTGCAGCTCTTCGACTCCTGGGCCGGCGCGCTCTCCGAGGCCGACTACCGGCGCTACGTGCTGCCGCACTCGACCCGGGTGCTCGGTGGCCTGGCCGACGCGGTGCCCCGGATCCACTTCGGGGTGGGCACCGCCGAGCTGCTCGGCGCGATGGGCGAGGCCGGCGCCGACGTGGTCGGCGTGGACTGGCGTACGCCGCTGGACGTGGCGACCCGCCGGATCGGCCCGGACAAGGCCGTGCAGGGCAACCTCGACCCGTGCGTGCTGTTCGCCCCCTGGCCGGTGGTGGAGGCGGAGGTACGCCGCATCGTCGACCAGGGGCGGGCCGCCCCCGGTCACGTGTTCAACCTCGGCCACGGCGTGCTGCCGGAGACCGATCCCGACGTGCTGACCCGGGTGGTCGCGCTGGTGCACGAGCTCAGCGCGCGGCCCGTCGAATAA
- the hemQ gene encoding hydrogen peroxide-dependent heme synthase has product MTEQTNAARLRELNETIRYTMWSVYRATSPLPSLRENVVDEVESLFAELAGKDVTIRGTYDVSGLRADADLMIWWHSSSSDALQDAYLRFRRTTLGRALTPVWSQLALHRPAEFNKSHIPAFLADEEARAYVCVYPFVRSYEWYLLPDAERREMLAEHGQMARGYPDVRANTVASFALGDYEWMLAFEADELHRIVDLMRDLRGSRARRHVREEVPFYTGRRRPIADIVTCLV; this is encoded by the coding sequence ATGACCGAGCAGACCAACGCGGCGCGGCTGCGGGAGCTCAACGAGACCATCCGCTACACCATGTGGTCGGTGTACCGGGCGACCAGTCCGCTCCCGTCGCTGCGCGAGAACGTCGTCGACGAGGTCGAGTCCCTCTTCGCCGAGTTGGCCGGCAAGGACGTGACCATCCGGGGCACGTACGACGTGTCCGGCCTGCGCGCCGACGCCGACCTGATGATCTGGTGGCACTCCTCGTCGAGCGACGCGCTCCAGGACGCGTACCTGCGGTTCCGCCGGACCACGCTGGGCCGGGCGCTCACCCCGGTCTGGTCGCAGCTGGCGCTGCACCGGCCGGCCGAGTTCAACAAGAGCCACATCCCGGCGTTCCTGGCCGACGAGGAGGCCCGGGCCTACGTCTGCGTCTACCCGTTCGTCCGCTCGTACGAGTGGTACCTGCTGCCGGACGCCGAGCGGCGCGAGATGCTCGCCGAGCACGGGCAGATGGCCCGCGGCTACCCGGACGTGCGGGCCAACACGGTGGCCTCCTTCGCCCTCGGCGACTACGAGTGGATGCTCGCCTTCGAGGCCGACGAGCTGCACCGGATCGTCGACCTGATGCGCGACCTGCGGGGCTCCCGGGCCCGTCGGCACGTCCGTGAGGAGGTTCCCTTCTACACCGGCCGCCGCCGGCCCATCGCCGACATCGTCACCTGCCTGGTGTGA